From one Flavobacterium sp. N502536 genomic stretch:
- a CDS encoding 1-acyl-sn-glycerol-3-phosphate acyltransferase has translation MHHYFYAIHLFVNRRKTLSVALAILMLFAFGFFASQIKFEEDITKLIPTNDKADATAKVLKQLNFADKITVIFKLDKNGTEEDLKEMATAFSDSVAQSCKPYVTGIQGKLDEENIQETIDFVYNNLPLFLENKDYKALQSKLQKDSIAATVQGNYKSIISPSGFITKDFILQDPLGISFIALKKLQQLNIGDDFTLDNGFVMTKDKKKLLLFITSNLPSSETEQNTIFAEKLKSIQDQLNQKFKTKTSISYFGSALIAVANANQIKSDIILTTSIAMFTLMLILILFYRKVLIPLIIFLPTLFGALFAVAFLYFVKEHISAISLGIGSILLGITIDYSIHILTHYKHNSDVKTLYKDITMPVIMSSSTTAVAFLCLLFVKSDALNDLGIFAAVIVMASAFFSLLIVPHLYKPKENNTEHKKNVIDKLAHFSFHNNKILIGFCVLITIVCCFTYKNVGFNNDLSQLNFIPKEIKAAEKELEESTNLTSKTIYVASYGNSMEEVLQNNSALFTDLSKEKQNGKILNFSSVGGIMLSRQEQQQKIDQWNSFWDANKKQLLQTGLIAEGLKLGFKPTTYTAFFDHLNFDFKPISAQEYLKIQPLQLKEFVTEKDGFFTISTLVKVSPEQRDAFVKLATAKKNLIAIDRQQMNETFFSTLKTDFNSLVNYSFVAVILILFFFFRRLELVIVSCIPIALTGIVTAGIMGIFGIQMNIFSMIVCTLIFGHGVDFSIFMTSALQKEYTTGKNEIAIYRTSIILAVITTILGIGAMIFAQHPALRSISSVSLIGVFAALIITFIFYPILFKLFISNRSKKGNPPFVLRTFVHGVISFFYYGLGGIVMSLFCITIMPILPIKEKTKMKAFRYVISKFMKSVLYSNPFLRKKVINKFGETFEKPAIIIANHSSFIDILAMGMLSPKIIFLVSDWVYNSPIFGGTVRKAGFYPVSEGIEGGVEHLRQKVNEGYSLMIFPEGTRSESNLVKRFHKGAFYLAEEFNLDIIPVVIHGASEAIPKGDFVIHNSQLTVSILERIAPDDLSFGKNYAERTKQMSAFFKEEYRKIRQQLEGPDYFKKMLLHSYDYKEIEIINSVKNDLKNNLETYYRLNKQFSANAKILHLSNDYGQLDVLLSLQEPQRKITSFNEDEEKRAVSKTNYFLKKRKIIYPDQLEAVLENQYDILLISDESYNEDPEKIISKFSTIILIYCLHYKTKLMTSGFEILSEEKGITIVKKKLA, from the coding sequence ATGCATCACTATTTCTACGCCATTCATTTGTTTGTAAACCGACGAAAAACGTTATCGGTTGCTTTGGCTATTTTGATGCTCTTTGCTTTTGGATTTTTTGCCTCTCAAATTAAATTTGAAGAGGACATCACCAAACTGATTCCCACCAACGATAAAGCAGATGCCACGGCAAAAGTGCTCAAACAGCTTAATTTTGCTGATAAAATTACCGTTATCTTCAAACTCGATAAAAACGGAACCGAAGAAGATTTAAAGGAAATGGCAACTGCCTTTTCAGACAGTGTTGCACAATCCTGCAAACCCTATGTAACTGGAATTCAAGGAAAACTTGATGAAGAAAACATTCAGGAAACCATCGATTTTGTCTACAACAATCTGCCTCTTTTTCTGGAAAATAAAGATTACAAAGCCCTGCAAAGTAAACTGCAGAAAGACAGTATTGCAGCGACAGTTCAGGGCAATTATAAGTCGATTATCTCTCCGTCCGGATTTATCACAAAAGATTTTATTCTACAGGATCCGCTGGGAATTTCATTTATCGCTTTAAAAAAGTTACAGCAATTAAATATTGGCGACGATTTTACACTTGACAATGGTTTTGTCATGACCAAAGACAAAAAGAAACTCCTTCTTTTTATCACCTCCAATCTTCCTTCGAGTGAAACGGAACAGAATACCATTTTTGCCGAAAAACTAAAATCCATTCAGGACCAGCTAAATCAGAAATTCAAAACCAAAACTTCGATCAGTTATTTTGGCTCGGCGCTGATTGCCGTGGCAAATGCCAATCAAATCAAAAGTGATATCATTCTGACCACTTCGATCGCCATGTTTACGCTGATGTTGATTTTGATTTTATTCTATCGAAAAGTACTTATCCCTTTAATTATTTTTCTTCCCACCCTTTTTGGAGCCTTGTTTGCCGTAGCCTTTTTGTATTTTGTGAAAGAACATATTTCGGCCATTTCACTTGGAATTGGTTCTATTTTGTTAGGAATCACCATCGATTATTCGATTCATATCCTTACCCATTACAAACACAACAGCGATGTAAAAACACTGTACAAAGACATTACCATGCCGGTAATTATGAGCAGTTCAACCACGGCCGTTGCTTTTTTATGTCTGCTTTTTGTAAAATCTGATGCCTTAAATGATTTGGGAATTTTTGCCGCGGTTATTGTAATGGCCTCCGCATTTTTCTCTCTTTTAATCGTTCCGCATCTCTACAAGCCAAAAGAAAACAATACAGAACACAAGAAAAATGTGATCGATAAACTCGCTCATTTTTCCTTTCACAACAACAAAATCCTAATCGGTTTTTGTGTTTTAATTACCATTGTTTGTTGTTTTACGTATAAAAATGTAGGATTCAATAACGATTTGTCGCAATTGAATTTTATTCCGAAAGAAATAAAAGCCGCTGAAAAAGAGCTGGAAGAAAGCACAAATCTTACCTCAAAAACCATTTATGTGGCCTCCTACGGAAATAGCATGGAAGAGGTTTTGCAAAACAACTCTGCCCTGTTTACCGATTTATCAAAAGAAAAACAAAACGGCAAAATATTAAATTTTAGTTCTGTTGGAGGCATCATGCTTTCCCGACAGGAACAACAGCAAAAAATCGATCAGTGGAATTCGTTTTGGGACGCCAACAAAAAACAGCTTTTACAAACCGGACTAATTGCCGAAGGTTTAAAACTTGGCTTTAAACCCACCACCTATACTGCCTTTTTTGATCATTTAAACTTTGACTTCAAACCCATTTCGGCACAGGAATACCTGAAAATACAACCTTTACAACTAAAAGAATTTGTAACCGAAAAAGACGGTTTCTTCACGATTTCTACTCTGGTAAAAGTAAGTCCGGAGCAAAGAGATGCTTTTGTAAAATTGGCCACCGCTAAAAAAAATCTGATTGCGATTGATCGCCAGCAAATGAACGAAACGTTTTTCAGTACTTTAAAAACCGATTTTAACTCGCTGGTCAATTATTCGTTTGTAGCTGTAATTCTGATTCTGTTTTTCTTTTTCCGAAGACTCGAATTGGTCATTGTAAGCTGCATTCCGATTGCTTTAACCGGAATTGTTACGGCCGGAATTATGGGCATTTTTGGCATTCAGATGAACATCTTCAGCATGATCGTTTGTACACTGATTTTTGGTCACGGTGTCGATTTCAGTATTTTTATGACCAGTGCCCTCCAAAAAGAATATACGACAGGGAAAAATGAAATCGCTATTTACCGAACTTCTATTATTCTTGCAGTCATCACCACTATTTTAGGAATCGGTGCTATGATTTTTGCACAGCATCCTGCCCTGAGATCGATCTCGTCTGTGTCTTTAATCGGGGTTTTTGCAGCACTTATTATTACGTTTATTTTCTACCCGATTCTTTTTAAACTATTCATTTCAAACCGTTCCAAAAAAGGGAATCCTCCATTTGTCCTGCGTACTTTTGTTCACGGTGTAATTTCCTTTTTCTACTACGGTCTGGGCGGAATCGTGATGTCACTTTTTTGCATCACCATCATGCCGATTCTTCCGATAAAGGAGAAAACAAAAATGAAAGCCTTCCGTTATGTGATCTCCAAATTCATGAAATCGGTCTTGTATTCCAATCCGTTTCTTCGTAAAAAGGTCATTAATAAATTTGGTGAAACCTTTGAAAAACCGGCCATTATTATTGCCAACCATTCTTCTTTTATTGATATTCTGGCCATGGGAATGCTGAGTCCAAAAATTATCTTTTTGGTAAGCGACTGGGTGTACAACTCTCCTATTTTTGGCGGTACCGTTCGAAAAGCAGGTTTCTATCCGGTTTCGGAAGGAATCGAAGGCGGAGTGGAACATTTGCGTCAAAAAGTAAACGAAGGTTATTCGCTGATGATTTTTCCTGAAGGAACACGTTCTGAAAGCAATCTGGTCAAGCGTTTTCACAAAGGTGCATTTTATCTGGCAGAAGAATTTAATCTGGATATTATTCCTGTGGTCATTCACGGCGCTTCAGAAGCCATTCCAAAAGGTGATTTTGTCATTCATAACAGCCAGCTTACGGTTTCAATTTTAGAAAGAATTGCTCCTGATGATCTTTCTTTCGGAAAAAATTATGCCGAGAGAACCAAACAAATGAGTGCTTTTTTTAAAGAAGAGTACCGCAAAATTCGTCAGCAGTTAGAAGGTCCTGACTATTTCAAAAAAATGCTTCTGCACAGTTACGATTACAAGGAAATTGAAATTATCAACAGTGTCAAAAACGATTTAAAAAACAATCTGGAAACCTATTACCGTTTAAACAAACAGTTCTCGGCGAATGCCAAAATATTACATTTATCCAATGATTATGGGCAATTGGATGTGTTGCTAAGCTTGCAGGAGCCCCAGCGAAAAATAACTTCCTTTAACGAGGATGAAGAAAAACGGGCGGTTTCAAAAACCAACTATTTTTTAAAGAAAAGAAAAATAATTTATCCGGATCAATTAGAAGCTGTACTTGAAAATCAATACGATATTCTTTTGATTTCTGACGAAAGTTATAACGAGGATCCTGAAAAAATCATTTCAAAATTTTCTACCATAATTTTAATATATTGCCTTCATTATAAAACAAAATTAATGACCTCCGGCTTTGAAATTCTCTCAGAAGAAAAAGGCATCACGATAGTAAAGAAAAAATTAGCATGA
- a CDS encoding DUF2062 domain-containing protein: MKPTLPQQELLSSTHFCVIVPTYNNHKTLRRVLDSVLDFTSNIIIVNDGSTDETFEILKHYSQYTQIHHPENLGKGRALRNGFRKAIELNFEYAITIDSDGQHFASDIPNFIAAIQNEPNSLLIGSRNMTQENVPKKSSFGNKFSNFWFKFETGIKLDDTQSGYRLYPLRLIPKRFYTNKFEFEIEVIVRSAWKGIVVKNIPIQILYDPAERVSHFRPFKDFTRISILNTVLVLNALLYIKPRDFFRRAKKKGFKRFFLEDILESSDSNFKKSAAIALGIFIGISPFWGFQTVLLLTFATLLKLNKVIAYLASNVSFPPFIPFVIYGSLKMGSYFVSNDVALTLDGSLTLDDIQKNATQYIVGSLILASVLALSAGLISYLLLTAFSAKNKTKII, encoded by the coding sequence ATGAAACCTACTTTACCACAGCAGGAATTGTTAAGTTCGACTCACTTTTGTGTTATTGTTCCAACGTACAATAATCATAAAACGCTGAGAAGAGTGCTGGATTCTGTCTTAGATTTCACTTCAAATATCATTATTGTTAATGATGGTTCGACGGATGAAACTTTTGAAATCCTGAAACACTATTCGCAATACACTCAAATTCATCATCCTGAAAATCTGGGAAAAGGAAGAGCCTTAAGAAATGGTTTCAGAAAAGCAATCGAGTTGAATTTTGAGTATGCCATTACCATTGATTCAGACGGACAGCATTTTGCTTCAGATATTCCGAATTTTATTGCTGCGATTCAAAACGAACCCAACTCCTTATTGATTGGAAGCCGCAATATGACACAGGAAAATGTGCCTAAAAAAAGTAGTTTCGGAAATAAATTTTCTAATTTCTGGTTTAAATTTGAAACCGGAATTAAACTTGACGATACCCAATCTGGTTACAGACTCTATCCTTTACGACTCATTCCGAAACGCTTTTATACCAATAAATTTGAGTTTGAAATTGAAGTAATCGTTCGCTCTGCCTGGAAAGGTATTGTCGTTAAAAACATTCCGATTCAGATTTTGTACGATCCCGCTGAACGTGTTTCACACTTTCGTCCCTTTAAAGACTTTACGCGAATCAGTATCTTAAATACCGTTTTGGTTCTTAATGCCTTGCTGTATATTAAACCGAGAGATTTTTTTAGAAGAGCAAAAAAAAAAGGTTTTAAACGATTCTTCCTTGAAGATATTTTAGAGAGCAGCGATTCTAATTTTAAGAAATCGGCGGCAATTGCTTTGGGCATTTTTATCGGAATTTCTCCTTTTTGGGGATTTCAAACCGTATTGCTTTTAACTTTTGCTACCTTACTTAAGCTCAATAAAGTGATTGCTTATCTGGCTTCCAATGTGAGTTTTCCGCCGTTCATCCCGTTTGTTATTTACGGTTCTTTAAAAATGGGAAGTTATTTTGTTTCGAATGATGTTGCACTAACTTTAGATGGCTCGCTTACACTCGATGATATTCAAAAAAATGCTACACAATATATCGTGGGAAGTCTTATTTTAGCATCCGTTTTAGCGCTCTCAGCAGGTTTAATCAGTTATTTGCTTTTAACCGCTTTTAGTGCTAAAAATAAAACAAAGATTATATAA
- a CDS encoding 3-hydroxyacyl-ACP dehydratase: MVLKDFYTVLSEEKTGDSKYTIAILVNEKHDVFKGHFPGNPIMPGVCMIQIIKELTESITKSTLMIQTLSNVKFMALINPEINPELRLELDIVTTEEDLVKVKNTTYFNDTVALKLSNVYKKI; this comes from the coding sequence ATGGTTTTAAAAGATTTTTACACAGTTCTTTCCGAAGAAAAAACAGGAGATTCTAAATATACAATTGCGATTTTGGTCAATGAAAAACATGACGTTTTCAAAGGTCATTTTCCGGGGAATCCAATTATGCCGGGAGTTTGCATGATCCAGATTATTAAAGAGCTTACAGAGTCAATTACCAAAAGTACTTTGATGATCCAGACGCTTTCAAATGTAAAATTTATGGCATTAATCAATCCCGAAATAAATCCTGAATTGCGTTTAGAACTGGATATCGTTACAACAGAAGAAGATTTGGTTAAGGTGAAAAACACCACTTATTTTAACGACACCGTTGCCCTGAAACTGAGCAATGTGTACAAAAAGATATAA
- a CDS encoding PorT family protein — translation MNKRNLVIIVLALFALTSVQAQVTFKPGLRAGASFSTFSNTRSDYRTDFYIGGFGEIKLTKIYTLQPEITYSQQGASNVKTFISYNNGNDVVQTKTLEIDYLSIAMVNKFTLKNGFQFQVGPTLDFRLQDNLLYEKSDIDLAFIMGIGYRLPSGLTFEARFKKGVVDVLDSDYYGSNGNNNDYWFRDYNTNVSFQLGVSYPFGK, via the coding sequence ATGAACAAAAGAAATTTAGTAATTATCGTATTGGCCTTGTTTGCCCTAACAAGTGTACAGGCACAAGTAACATTTAAACCGGGTTTAAGAGCCGGGGCTTCTTTTTCTACATTCTCCAATACCCGTTCAGACTATAGAACTGATTTTTATATCGGAGGTTTTGGTGAAATCAAATTAACTAAAATTTACACGTTACAGCCGGAAATTACTTATAGCCAACAAGGAGCGAGTAATGTTAAAACTTTTATCAGTTATAATAATGGCAATGATGTTGTTCAAACTAAAACTTTAGAAATCGACTATCTTTCTATTGCTATGGTTAATAAGTTTACTTTAAAAAATGGCTTTCAGTTTCAAGTTGGTCCAACTTTAGACTTTAGATTACAGGACAATTTACTTTATGAAAAATCAGATATTGACCTGGCGTTTATAATGGGTATTGGTTATAGATTGCCTTCCGGATTAACTTTTGAAGCTCGTTTCAAAAAAGGAGTTGTGGATGTTCTGGATAGTGATTATTACGGCAGCAATGGTAACAATAATGATTACTGGTTTAGAGATTATAATACAAATGTTAGTTTTCAATTAGGAGTTTCTTATCCTTTTGGCAAATAA
- a CDS encoding porin family protein → MRKITVIAFVLFVGIITSNAQVKVSPGFRGGLNISDLSNMPENSSSKSDFYLGALMAIKFNKYFTLQPELNYSRQGADIRLSYLDFDNNTSRRRSQKAEINYLTLGAVAKFNFKGKGFHVLAGPSIDFKTNDNFDKFGENPVDVDFAIVGGVGYTLPNGLTFEARLKQGLVDIYGYDRYDYDNENRRYYDDITLNQVFQIGISYTFKVK, encoded by the coding sequence ATGAGAAAAATAACCGTAATTGCCTTCGTTTTATTTGTTGGAATTATAACGTCAAATGCCCAGGTAAAGGTTAGTCCGGGATTTCGAGGAGGTTTAAATATATCGGATTTAAGTAATATGCCGGAAAATAGCAGTTCAAAATCTGATTTTTATCTTGGTGCATTAATGGCTATAAAATTCAATAAATATTTTACGTTGCAACCGGAGTTGAATTATTCGAGACAGGGTGCTGATATTCGTCTGTCTTATTTAGATTTTGACAACAATACTTCCCGTCGCAGAAGTCAGAAAGCCGAAATAAATTATCTGACACTTGGAGCAGTGGCTAAATTTAATTTTAAAGGAAAAGGTTTCCACGTATTAGCAGGTCCATCTATAGATTTTAAAACCAATGATAATTTTGACAAATTTGGAGAGAACCCTGTTGATGTAGATTTTGCTATTGTTGGCGGAGTTGGATATACCCTGCCAAACGGATTAACTTTTGAAGCCCGCTTAAAACAAGGATTAGTTGATATTTATGGATATGACAGATATGATTATGACAATGAAAACAGACGCTATTATGATGACATTACTTTAAATCAGGTTTTCCAAATAGGTATTAGTTACACTTTCAAAGTAAAATAA